In Streptomyces sp. ML-6, the genomic stretch CCCGTTACCCGCTTGAGCTGCGCCGACGTGCGGTGCGCATGGTCGCCGAGGTCCGCGGCGACCACCCGACCGATACCGCGGCCTTGCAGGCGGTGGTCGAGAAGCTGGACATCGGCTCCCGCGAGACGCTGCGGAACTGGGTGAAGCAGCACGAGATCGACGCGGGGACCCGTCCGGGGACCACGACGGAAGAGTCCGCCCAGGTCAAGGCTCTGAAGAAGGAAGTCGCCGAGCTGAAGCGGGCCAACGAGATCCTGAAGGCCGCGGCGTCTTTCTTCGCGGCCGAGCTCGACCGGCCACACACACGCTCGTAGCGTTCATCGACGAGCACCGGGACCGCTTCGGCGGCGTCGAGCCGATCTGCCGTGTGCTGAGCGCACACGACTGCAAGATCGCCCCCTCCACCTACTACGCCCACCACAAGCGCCGGACCGTGCCGTCCGCCAGGACCGTGCGGGACGGCGAGCTGAAGGAACTGATCCAGCACGTCCACGACTCCAACTACCGTGTCTACGGGGCGAGGAAGATCTGGAGGGAGCTGAACCGGCAGGGCCACGTCGTGGCCCGCTGCACCGTCGAACGCCTGATGCGCGAGCTCGGCATCGCCGGCGCGGTCCGCGGCAGACGTGTGATCACCACGCTTCCCGGCGGCCAGGCCGAGCGGGCCCCGGACCTGGTGGACCGCGACTTCGTCGCGAGCGCCCCGAACCGCTGCTGGGTCGCGGACTTCACCCACGTCAAAACCTGGGCCAGTGTCGTCCACGTCGCCTTCGTCGTGGACACCTTCTCCCGCCGGATCGTCGGCTGGTCCGCGGCCACCGCGAAGGAAACGGTCTTCGTGCTGGACGCCCTGGAGATGGCGATCTGGCAACGCGACCGAGACCAACACCCCATTCGGCCGGGAGAGTTGATCCATCACAGCGATGCGGGTTCGCAGTACACGAGTTTCCGGCTCGCCGAGCACCTGGACACCGCCGGCATCGCCGCCTCGATCGGATCGGTCGGGGACGCCTACGACAATGCCCTGATGGGAGAGCACGATCGGCCTGTACAAGACCGAGCTGATCAAGCCCCAGAGGCCCTGGAAGACGCTCTCGCAGGTCGAGCTCGCCACCGCCGAGTACGTCGACTGGTACAACCACCGCCGACTTCACGGTGAGATAGACCACGTCCCGCCCGCCGAATACGAGGCCAATCACTACATGGAATCCACGAAACCCCAGGTCACAACCACAATCTGAGATCTCTACCGAACCCGGGGCGGTTCACTCGGCGCCGCACTGGCTTCTTGGCATCATCGCGACATGACCCCGACCCTTCCCCGCACCGTCCGAGCCGTCGACACCGCTCAGCTCCTGGACCTGGCCCAGGAGGCCGCTATGCATGGCTTCAGCCAGCGGCTCCCGGTCGACTGGCTACGAGAGCACCTCGCCGCAGAAGCGACGCACTACCTGTTCCCGACACTCGTGCAGCGGCTCACGCACCGTCCCGAGGTGCCGCTGCAGTGGAGGTGCCAGCAACTGCTGACCGTCAGCACCGGCGAGCAGATCTGGGGTCTCCTCGACGTCCTTCCCGACACCTTCGACAAGATCCCGGAGACCTTGGACACGGCGTCCAAGAAGGACATCGTCAACCGCATCGAGCAAGCAGTGAAGGTGCGGGAGTGGATGGAACGGACGGCCGCCGATGCAGGTTCATGAGGTCCGGCAGCCGGCTGGGCAGTCTGAGGAAATGACACCGATCTGAGACAGCCGGCGGCCGACACGTCGTGAGACTGAAGAGGAACGTCCAGCTCACAGCGTCGGCGCCTGACACCGAAAGTGAGAACCTACAGGATTTGCAGGGGGCCGATTGAGTCCAGCAATCGAGCCCGTATCTCAGCGGTACATCAGCAATGCCGAGCGATTCGGGAGTCTGAAACCTCGGTGGACCGCTACCACTCGACTTGTTGGATCAGGTTCAGCCATCGCGTTCCACCTCAGTTCCCAGCCGGGCAAGAAGCGGCGCCCTGGGACTCCTTTGCCACTCCCATGATCGTTTCGCAGGCGATAGCGTGCGCCCATGACTTGGCGGGGACCGACGTACCGGATGGTGGACGGAGAGAGGATCGACGGGGCCTGGTGCCACGTCTGGCGGCGGTATCGACCAGGCAGTGAGTATTACCTCGACGACTTGATCGTCTTCGCGGACGGAGCGATCATCTGCGGAGAACGTACGGACTTGGTCGGTCTCGCGAAGATGCTGGCAACGGGTCGATTGGCGGTGAGCAACCCTGAGACTCCACCGCTTCCCGACGAACCATCGAAGTGGGCCTCCCGTCATGCCGAACCGCTGACACCAGAGGGATTTCTTTTGGAAGTCGCTGATCGCATCGAAGCACTCAATGAGCGGCCAACTGCCGGGCAACGTTGCCGGGAGGCGATCCGACGCTTTCAGCAGGAGCCGTCCGAGTCCAACCGAGCACTTCTCCGGAAGGCATATCTGGCGGTTCCGCCGCATCTTCGGATCTACGTCCTCGGAGACATGGACCGCCAGGACCGTCCCTTGCGGATCCTGCTCACGAACATTGGTGAGGCCGTCGACGGCGATGGCCCGGTAGTGACGGCGGAGATGCATCAGGACGTCCTGGACTACTTCAGCCGCGGAGATCAGGGAGTCCAGAGGGAGCAGGAGCGGCGAGCCATCCAGCATGCCGACGACCCTTCAGAACCCGGCCGACCGGCTCTCATCTCGCACGAAACCTTTTACTCACAGGGATGGCCTGAGCAGCCGGGGCTGTTCATGCTCCGTAACGACTTCCCCGCACAGATCGTGTTCGCCGGCGAGTCCTATGCGTCCGTACTGCATGGGTACTGGGCGCTGTCGGCGGCCGACGCTTCTGACAGAAGCAGAATCCGGGAGGCGGCCTCCGGCAGAGAGGCGCATGACCTGGGTGGCCGGGCAACGCACCGGAGTGACTGGCCCCTCGTTCGGCTCGCGGTCATGGCAGGGCTCCTTCGTGCGAAGTTCACTCAGCACCCCGAACTCGCCCAGGTCCTCGTCTCCACAGGGGACGCCAGGATCAGCTACACCGGCTTCTCGGACTCACCCTTCTGGAGAGACGTTCCCGACAGCCGGGGACGAAACTGGATGGGGCGGTTGCTCGAGCTGACCCGCTCCGAGCTCCTTGCCCAGCAGTTGCTCCGGCCCGAGAACCCCAGCGTGCTGAACCAGGAAGAGTTGCTGAGCGGGGAGAGTGCTCGTCTACGCACACATCGTAAGTAGACGTGCCGGACTCCATCCGCTCCCTACACGGGAGTCCCGCGGACCAGGGGAGTCCCGCGGGTCCTCGTTCGTGGTGCCGGACTTCTCGGCGGTGGTGTTCCGGTTCTCGGAGCGGGTTGTGACGGCCGTTCTGCTGCTTCGTCCTCGCCCTATCCCCTCCGATCGGACCGAGGCACTGGCCGCGCGGTCGGTCATCCGGTTCCGCGGACTCCGTCACGTCGCATGACCACGACTGCTCACAGGCCCGTGACTGCTCACAGGCCCTGGACCAGGCGGTTCGTCGCGGAGGCGAAACCCAGCCAGGTGTGCCGGTTGCCCGCCCAGCACCAGCCCACCTTGGGGGCGTTGCGGCGCTCGCGGCCGTCCCGTCCGGTGCCGTTGCTGATCCAGATCGCCGGCGTGCGGGCGTCCAGCGCGCTGTCGGTCTTGCGCAGCCGGGAGCCGATGGTCATGAAGCAGTGGTTGCGCTCCAGGACGGCGGGCTGCTGCATCACCCAGTGGATGCCCTCGGTGAGCAGCAGCGGGGTTCGGGCCTTCGCCGTGAGGGCGGGCAGCGCCTCGTTCGGGCTCCAGTCGGCCATCTGGTCGCCTCGGTCGACGCCGGTGAGGAGGTAGAGCGGAGCATCGGGCAGGGCGACGGTGTCGAGCGGGGCGAAGAGGTCGACATCGGGCATGTCGGTGACGACGAAGCCCGGCTTGCCGTCGCGGCGGAGCAGCGGCGCGAGAGCGGAGGCAGGAGCCCGGTCCGGGTGAACGGCGAGCAGGGCGCCGTCGCCGCCCGCGGGGAGCTCGGCGGCCTCGGCGAAGGTACGCAGATCGTCGACGGACAGTCCGGCGATCTCGTGCACCCCCAGTTCGATCAGCCGCTCGGCCTGTGCGCTCAGGGCCGGAAGCGCGGGGAGAACGGTGGAGACGGCGGACATGGCGGACATGGCTTCGGACACGATGCTCCCGGGAGTCGCGACGTGCAGGGCGCAGAGGCAACGAAGCCGGCCGCCGGAACATTCCCGCACCCCGAGGGAAACGACACGCACCAGGGGAGTCCGCGGGGTGCGCGACGACGGTGGGGGTACCGACGCTCCGGCTCACTTCGTCCCGGGCAGGCACTCGGCGAGCAGGCCGACGATGTCGCGCCAGGCCCGCTGCGCGCGCCGGGGGCGGTGGCCGACGTCGGGGAGCACGGTCTGATCGGCCGACGGGTGGTGAAAGGCGTGCAGGGCCCCACCGTATGGAGCCGGAACGTAGTGATCGCCGAGCCAGGCCGAGCCGGTCTTCACCCTCGGCGGAACGGAGTGGACGCGGGAGACGGTGTCGCCCGCGTACCGGGGAACCACCCCGTACGGCCTGATCGTCGGTTACAGGTGTGACTGAAGTGACGCCTGCTCTGACTGACGAACACAGCGAACTGATCTCCGACCTGTCCGGAATCGTCAGTGACTACCCCTGTGTGGATCCCGAGGCGACCCTCGTCGTTCTCGCCGACGATGCGTCGGACGCGCTCGGCCGCGTCGGCTCCCCGGAAGGCCGCCGAGAGCGGACCGGGTACGCGATCCTCCTGTACGCCACGTGCTGGTACGTGGCGGCACGCGTCTTCAACAAGTCCTTGTTCGTGTCGTACACGGAGGCCCTGGACGGGTTCCGGGCCACGCTGGACCCGGCCACCTGCACCTGCCCGGCCGACTCCCATCCCTCGGACCTGGACTCGGAGTACGGGATCGAGGCCGGGGTGAGTCTGCTGACCGAGGCCGGCCGGGCCGTGTTCGCCGAGGACTACGGTCTCGAGGGCGAGGAACTGGTGGCGTTCGACTGCGAGGGGTTCCTCGCGGACCTCGTCGACCAGGCCGCGGGCCACGTGCGTGAGGCGTACCGGAACATCTTCGGCGGCGTCGACGTCTCCCACCTCGACGCGGAGTTCGTCCGGGATGACGGCGGCATCGACATCGTCGCGGTGCAGGAGTCGATCCGCCGTACCTGGGAGAACAACACGGGCCCGGTCGCGCTGTGGGCGGCCCGTCGTCGGCTCTCCGGACAGGTGCGGGACGAGGAGCGGCTCGGCCTGTTCCTGTGCATGTGGATGGGCATCGTCCAGACCTACGAGGGGCTGCCGCCCTCCTACGCCCGTGATCTGGTCGCCGCTCTCGACACCGTCGACCTGGACGTCTCCTGCGACCACCCGAGGCATCCCTGG encodes the following:
- a CDS encoding NADAR family protein gives rise to the protein MTWRGPTYRMVDGERIDGAWCHVWRRYRPGSEYYLDDLIVFADGAIICGERTDLVGLAKMLATGRLAVSNPETPPLPDEPSKWASRHAEPLTPEGFLLEVADRIEALNERPTAGQRCREAIRRFQQEPSESNRALLRKAYLAVPPHLRIYVLGDMDRQDRPLRILLTNIGEAVDGDGPVVTAEMHQDVLDYFSRGDQGVQREQERRAIQHADDPSEPGRPALISHETFYSQGWPEQPGLFMLRNDFPAQIVFAGESYASVLHGYWALSAADASDRSRIREAASGREAHDLGGRATHRSDWPLVRLAVMAGLLRAKFTQHPELAQVLVSTGDARISYTGFSDSPFWRDVPDSRGRNWMGRLLELTRSELLAQQLLRPENPSVLNQEELLSGESARLRTHRK
- a CDS encoding DUF5701 family protein produces the protein MSAMSAVSTVLPALPALSAQAERLIELGVHEIAGLSVDDLRTFAEAAELPAGGDGALLAVHPDRAPASALAPLLRRDGKPGFVVTDMPDVDLFAPLDTVALPDAPLYLLTGVDRGDQMADWSPNEALPALTAKARTPLLLTEGIHWVMQQPAVLERNHCFMTIGSRLRKTDSALDARTPAIWISNGTGRDGRERRNAPKVGWCWAGNRHTWLGFASATNRLVQGL